In Gemmatimonas aurantiaca, the genomic stretch GTCCTTCCTGCCCAACATGGCGGCGGGCTGGGTGTCCATCCGTCACGGTTTCAAGGGCCCGCTTGGCGCTCCAGGCACCGCCTGCGCGGCCAGCCTGCAGGCCATCGGTGATGCGGCACGACACATCCGCGCCGGCGAGGCCGATATCGCGGTATGCGGGGGCACCGAGGCCGCGCTCAACATCGTGGGCATCGGGGCGTTCGCCGCAGCGCGTGCTCTGTCGACAGGTTTCAACGATCGTCCCACGCAGGCGTCCCGTCCTTTTGATATCGACCGCGATGGGTTCGTGATCGCCGAGGGCGCGGGTGTGCTGGTGATCGAATCACTGGAGCATGCACAGGCCCGCGGTGCCACACCGATCGCCGAGATCGTGGGATACGGTACGGCGGCCGACGCCTATCACATCACGGCGGGTCCGGAAACGGGGGATGGCGCCGCACGGGCCATGCGCGCCGCACTCGCGCAGGCCCATCTGGCGCCGGACGCGGTGGGACATCTCAATGCACACGCGACGTCCACGCCAGTGGGAGACAAGGCGGAACTCGCGGCCATCCGCTCGGTGTTCGGCGCGCACGCATCACCCGCCATCAGTGCGACAAAATCCGCCACCGGTCACACCCTCGGCGCCGCAGGCGGCGTGGAAGCCATCTTCACCGCACTGGCGCTGCGTGATCAGATGTTGCCGCCCACGCTCAATCTCACCACACGCGATGCGGCCACCGAGGGACTGGATGTCGTGGGCCCGGTCGCGCGGGCTGCGTCCGTCGAATACGCGCTCTCCAATGGCTTCGGCTTCGGTGGCGTGAACGCGAGTG encodes the following:
- the fabF gene encoding beta-ketoacyl-ACP synthase II: MNSTRIVITGMGLVSPLGVGTEAVWTRLLAGTSGIRALPPDVFGDVSSRIAGVVPGADEPHGFDATQVLPSKELKKVDRFITFALAAADEALAQANWHPENDEQRARTATIIASSMGGFLNITDAVRTTDGAGPRRLSPFTVPSFLPNMAAGWVSIRHGFKGPLGAPGTACAASLQAIGDAARHIRAGEADIAVCGGTEAALNIVGIGAFAAARALSTGFNDRPTQASRPFDIDRDGFVIAEGAGVLVIESLEHAQARGATPIAEIVGYGTAADAYHITAGPETGDGAARAMRAALAQAHLAPDAVGHLNAHATSTPVGDKAELAAIRSVFGAHASPAISATKSATGHTLGAAGGVEAIFTALALRDQMLPPTLNLTTRDAATEGLDVVGPVARAASVEYALSNGFGFGGVNASVLLRRWTDA